From a single Populus nigra chromosome 18, ddPopNigr1.1, whole genome shotgun sequence genomic region:
- the LOC133678607 gene encoding pantothenate kinase 2-like: MASLKEDPILGIDGITIKEEFEIGMPVIDKLREGRPALETEGTVIKGESVIDKVIEEGSGGQGEIDMVPPTSNSIHRSGSRPQLDLSKAAIEGNFEERDPTILLPNQSDDISHLALDIGGSLIKLVYFSRHQDRPTNDKRKKTVKERLGTSNGNRRSYPILGGRLHFVKFETSKINECLDFISSKQLHRGGVDSHSWHSDNSSNGNAVIKATGGGAYKYADLLKERLGVSLDKEDEMDCLVAGANFLLKAIRHEAFTHMEGQKEFVQIDQNDMFPYLLVNIGSGVSMIKVDGDGKFERVSGTNVGGGTYWGLGRLLTKCKSFDELLELSQKGDNGTIDMLVGDIYGGMDYNKIGLSASTIASSFGKTISEKKELTGYRPEDISLSLLRMISYNIGQISYLNALRFGLKRIFFGGFFIRGHAYTMDTISFAVQFWSKGEAQAMFLRHEGFLGALGAFMSYEKHGLDDLMVHQLVERFPMGAPYTGGKIHGPPLGDLNEKISWMEKFVQKGTEITAPVPMASSGTTGLGGFEVPSSKGGTLRSDASALNVGVLHLVPTLEVFPQLADPKMYEPNTIDLADHSELEYWFTVLSDHLPDLVDKAVASEGGTDDSKRRGDAFARAFSAHLARLMEEPAAYGKLGLANLLELREECLREFQFVDAYRSIKQRENEASLAVLPDLLVELDSMTEETRLLTLIEGVLAANIFDWGSRACVELYHKGTIIEIYRMSRNKMQRPWRVDDFDAFKERMLGSGDKKPCPHKRALLFVDNSGADVILGMLPLARELLRHGTEVVLVANSLPALNDVTAMELPDIVAEAAKHCDILRRAAEAGGLLVDAMINTSDGSKDNSSSVPLMVVENGCGSPCIDLRQVSSELAAAAKDADLIVLEGMGRALHTNFNARFKCEALKLAMVKNQRLAEKLIEGNIYDCVCRYEPAS; the protein is encoded by the exons ATGGCAAGTTTAAAAGAGGACCCAATTCTTGGAATTGACGGTATAACTATAAAGGAGGAGTTTGAGATTGGCATGCCTGTGATTGACAAGCTGAGGGAGGGCCGCCCAGCTCTTGAAACTGAAGGCACAGTAATAAAAGGGGAGTCTGTGATTGACAAGGTAATAGAGGAGGGGAGCGGTGGTCAAGGTGAGATTGACATGGTTCCTCCCACTAGCAATTCTATCCACAGGTCTGGTTCCAGACCACAGCTGGACCTTAGCAAGGCTGCAATTGAAGGGAATTTTGAGGAGAGGGATCCTACAATTCTGTTGCCTAATCAATCTGATGATATATCCCATTTGGCTCTTGATATTGGAG GTTCTCTAATCAAGTTGGTGTATTTTTCAAGACACCAAGACCGGCCAACTAATGATAAGAGGAAGAAGACAGTGAAGGAGAGATTGGGAACTTCCAATGGTAATAGGAGAAGCTACCCCATTCTTGGAGGAAGACTTCATTTTGTTAAGTTTGAGACAAGCAAGATCAATGAGTGCTTGGACTTTATTTCTTCCAAGCAGCTTCATCGTGGTG GAGTGGATTCACATAGCTGGCATTCTGATAACTCATCCAATGGCAATGCTGTAATTAAG GCCACAGGTGGCGGGGCATACAAATATGCAGACCTCTTAAAGGAAAGGCTTGGGGTTAGTCTTGACAAAGAAGATGAAATGGATTGTCTTGTGGCAGGAGCGAACTTTTTGCTTAAG GCTATTCGCCATGAAGCTTTCACACACATGGAGGGTCAGAAAGAGTTTGTGCAGATTGATCAGAATGATATGTTCCCTTATCTTCTCGTTAACATTGGATCTGGTGTTAGTATGATCAAG GTTGATGGGGATGGGAAGTTTGAACGAGTCAGTGGGACAAATGTTGGTGGTGGTACTTACTGGGGCTTGGGAAGGCTGTTAACCAAGTGCAAGAG TTTTGATGAGTTGCTAGAGCTGAGTCAAAAGGGTGATAATGGAACAATTGACATGCTGGTTGGTGATATTTATGGTGGTATGGATTATAACAAG ATTGGTCTGTCAGCATCAACCATCGCTTCTAGTTTTGGCAAGACTATCTCTGAAAAGAAGGAACTTACAGGCTACAGACCTGAAGATATTTCCCTGTCTCTCTTGCGAATGATTTCATATAACATTGGGCAG ATTTCATACCTGAATGCACTTCGATTTGGGCTTAAGAGAATCTTCTTTGGAGGGTTTTTCATTAGGGGTCATGCATATACAATGGATACAATTTCCTTTGCTGTTCAATTCTG GTCAAAAGGAGAGGCACAAGCAATGTTTTTGCGGCATGAAGGATTTCTGGGAGCTTTAGGTGCATTTATGAGCTATGAAAAGCATGGTCTTGATGACTTGATGGTTCATCAGTTAGTTGAAAGGTTCCCTATGGGTGCACCATATACTGGAGGAAAGATTCATGGTCCACCACTCGGGGATTTGAATGAGAAG ATTTCATGGATGGAAAAGTTTGTGCAGAAGGGAACTGAGATTACTGCTCCTGTACCAATGGCTTCATCTGGAACCACTGGGCTTGGTGGCTTTGAAGTTCCTTCATCCAAAGGTGGCACTCTACGTTCTGATGCCAGTGCATTAAATGTTGGTGTTCTGCATCTTGTACCCACACTGGAGGTGTTTCCACAATTGGCAGACCCAAAAAT GTATGAGCCTAACACTATCGACCTCGCAGATCACAGTGAATTAGA GTACTGGTTCACTGTGCTGTCTGACCATTTGCCAGATCTTGTTGATAAG GCAGTGGCTAGTGAAGGTGGAACGGATGATTCTAAAAGAAGAGGTGATGCTTTCGCTCGTGCATTTTCTGCTCACTTGGCAAG GTTGATGGAGGAGCCTGCAGCATATGGGAAGTTAGGATTGGCCAATCTCTTGGAACTAAGGGAAGAGTGCTTGAGAGAATTCCAATTTGTGGACGCATATAGAAGCATAAAACAGAG AGAAAATGAGGCATCACTCGCTGTGTTACCTGACCTGTTGGTGGAGCTTGATAGCATGACAGAG GAGACAAGATTGCTTACATTAATTGAGGGTGTTCTAGCTGCGAACATATTTGACTGGGGATCTCGTGCTTGTGTGGAACTCTATCACAAAGGAACAATCATAGAAATCTATAGAATGAGTCGCAATAAAATGCAAAGACCTTGGCGG GTGGATGACTTTGATGCATTCAAAGAAAGAATGTTGGGGTCTGGAGATAAGAAGCCTTGCCCTCATAAGCGAGCCTTACTTTTTGTGGACAACTCAGGTGCTGATGTTATTTTAGGGATGCTTCCCCTGGCACGGGAACTCCTCCGTCATGGAACTGAG GTTGTTTTGGTTGCGAACTCCCTTCCAGCACTAAATGATGTAACAGCTATGGAGCTTCCTGACATTGTCGCTGAGGCTGCAAAG CATTGTGACATTCTTCGCAGAGCTGCTGAAGCAGGTGGTCTACTTGTTGATGCAATGATAAACACTTCAGATGGTTCTAAAGATAATTCCTCCTCAGTTCCCTTGATGGTTGTTGAGAATGGGTGTGGGAGTCcgtgcattgatttgaggcaggTCAGCTCTGAGCTTGCTGCCGCTGCAAAGGATGCTGATTTG ATTGTATTGGAAGGGATGGGTAGAGCTCTTCACACGAATTTCAATGCTCGGTTTAAATGTGAGGCTTTGAAG CTTGCAATGGTGAAGAATCAGAGGCTGGCAGAAAAATTGATCGAAGGAAATATATACGACTGTGTCTGCAGATATGAACCAGCCAGTTGA